The nucleotide sequence CTCCGACGGGCCGACGTCGACCGAGTTGCTGCGCGCGCACATCCTGCCGGCCTGCCAGCACTTCGCCTATCTCGAAGTCGGCGACGAGAACGGCCCGCGCGCCGGTTTCGTCGAGCACCGCACCACCCTGTGGCGGACCTACGAGGCGCTGGCCAAGGCCGGCGAACCGCTGGCCATGCGCAAGGTGAACCACCGCCGCGACATCTACCCCGTGTTCCGCGAGCTGTTCGGCCGCAAGGACGCGCGGGCGGAGGCGTAGCGAATGGCCTCCCCGGGATGGGAGGAGAGATAGCGTCGAAGAGAAGGGCCGACATGGTCGCGAGCCTGAGCCGCACGAAGTCCACCGCCCCGAAGCCCGGCGAGTTGCTGTTCTCCGGCAATGATTGGGACTTCGAGACGATCCGGCGCATCCACGACGCCTGCGAAGCCGTGGCCGGGCCGGAACTCGGCCTGTCCTGGTACCCGAACCAGATCGAGATCATCACCGCCGAGCAGATGCTCGACGCCTATGCCTCGATCGGCATGCCGCTGTTCTACAAGCACTGGTCCTTCGGCAAGCACTTCGCGCAGCAGGAGGCGAGCTACCGCCGCGGCCTGATGGGACTGGCCTACGAGATCGTCATCAACTCCGATCCGTGCATCTCCTACGTCATGGAGGAGAACACGGCGACGATGCAGACGCTGGTGATCGCTCACGCCGCCTTTGGGCATAACCACTTCTTCAAGAACAACTATTTGTTCCGGCAGTGGACGGACGCGGAGGGCATCCTCGACTATCTCGACTTCGCCAAGAGCTACATCGCCCGCTGCGAGGAGCGCTACGGGCATCAGGCGGTCGAGCACGTCCTCGACGCCGCCCACGCCCTGATGAGCCAGGGTGTCCACCGCTACCCGCGCAAGAAGCGGCCGGATCTGGCGAGCGAGCAGCGGCGCGAGCGTGAGCGCGAGGAGCACGGCGAGCAGATCTACAACGACCTCTGGCGGACGCTTCCGACCAAGGCCGGCGGTCAGAAGGGCGATCCGGCGCTGGAGCGGCGCCGGGCGCTGCTCGAACTGCCGCAGGAGAACATCCTCTACTTCCTGGAGAAGGTGGCCCCGCGCCTGCGGCCCTGGCAGCGCGAGATCCTGCGGATCGTCCGGCTCGTGGCGCAGTACTTCTACCCGCAGCGCCAGACCAAGGTGATGAACGAGGGCTGCGCCACCTATTGCCACTACCGGATCATGAACGCGCTCTCGCAGAAGGGGCAGCTCAGCGAGGCGGCCTATCTCGAGTTCCTGACCTCGCACACCAATGTCATCCGCCAGCCGAATTTCGACGACCGCTCGTTTGGCGGCCACAACCCCTACGCGCTCGGCTTTGCCATGATGCAGGACATCGCCCGCATCGTGGAGCAGCCGAGCCAAGAGGATCGCGAGTGGTTCCCCGACATCGCCGGCCGCGGTGACGCCATGGGCGTGCTGCGCGATTGCTGGGAAAATTACCGCGATGAGAGCTTCATCGCCCAGTTCCTCTCGCCCAAGCTGATGCGCGACATGCGCCTGTTCCACGTGGTGGACGATCCCGACGAGCCGGAGATGCGGGTCGAAGCGATCCACGACGAGCGCGGCTACCGCAAGATGCGCCGCTCCTTCGCCCGGCAATACGACGTGGCGTGGCTCGATCCCGATATCGAGGTAGTGGACGTCGACCTTGAAGGCGACCGCCGTCTCATCCTCCACCACAAGGCGCTCAACCGCATCACCCTGCAGCGGGAGGACGCCCGGCGGGTGCTCCAGCACCTCGCCGACCTGTGGGGCTACGATGCGGTGCTCAAGGAGGTCGATCCGGCCACAGGCGCGGTGCTGGTCGAGCACTCCGCGAGCGCCCGGCCGATCTTTTTCTGACTTTTTCGCGGGT is from Methylorubrum sp. B1-46 and encodes:
- a CDS encoding SpoVR family protein; protein product: MVASLSRTKSTAPKPGELLFSGNDWDFETIRRIHDACEAVAGPELGLSWYPNQIEIITAEQMLDAYASIGMPLFYKHWSFGKHFAQQEASYRRGLMGLAYEIVINSDPCISYVMEENTATMQTLVIAHAAFGHNHFFKNNYLFRQWTDAEGILDYLDFAKSYIARCEERYGHQAVEHVLDAAHALMSQGVHRYPRKKRPDLASEQRREREREEHGEQIYNDLWRTLPTKAGGQKGDPALERRRALLELPQENILYFLEKVAPRLRPWQREILRIVRLVAQYFYPQRQTKVMNEGCATYCHYRIMNALSQKGQLSEAAYLEFLTSHTNVIRQPNFDDRSFGGHNPYALGFAMMQDIARIVEQPSQEDREWFPDIAGRGDAMGVLRDCWENYRDESFIAQFLSPKLMRDMRLFHVVDDPDEPEMRVEAIHDERGYRKMRRSFARQYDVAWLDPDIEVVDVDLEGDRRLILHHKALNRITLQREDARRVLQHLADLWGYDAVLKEVDPATGAVLVEHSASARPIFF